The Kluyveromyces marxianus DMKU3-1042 DNA, complete genome, chromosome 6 genome window below encodes:
- the RSA1 gene encoding Rsa1p: MKEQYRGVKRPLNDSGVGNYGNIGYYANQTPNVPYMPPGMGYSYGTQPQFLPPQPTYPQMWFGYNQGQPVAPPVYVDVTKSSKINYDDDDDDDDDDDDEGEEEKEAQQQQQEQEQEQLGEPKLTRNSDPEEKSICIDEVEGISAHGDQAESPTKNYVDETEDTNEEEQEDEPKIIDGAAKTEDKAICIPGTSIVLKTDDDIAKWKEERRKMWLIKISNNKETYRQKFNIKEEELHSNTLQESKKERNFIQNIQNQVKRFHPKPSLTIGLHQRILKEENSKILDFIKELGDANYLKYELTEEEKGVLFGNKERRNDNNKRFHGRYDHQANGRGHNNNNNNNYNYNQNRKKRPTTEG, translated from the coding sequence ATGAAGGAACAATACAGAGGGGTGAAGCGGCCTCTTAATGATTCGGGGGTCGGGAATTATGGAAACATTGGATACTATGCAAACCAGACCCCAAACGTTCCGTATATGCCTCCAGGAATGGGCTATTCTTATGGGACGCAACCGCAGTTCTTGCCACCGCAACCTACATACCCACAGATGTGGTTTGGCTACAATCAAGGACAGCCTGTGGCTCCGCCAGTGTACGTAGACGTAACAAAGTCCAGTAAAATCAATtacgatgatgatgatgatgacgacgatgacgatgacgatgaaggagaagaagagaaggaagcacaacaacaacagcaagagcaagagcaagagCAACTGGGTGAACCGAAATTGACGCGAAACAGTGATCCAGAGGAAAAATCTATTTGTAtagatgaagttgaaggtATTTCAGCTCATGGGGACCAAGCAGAATCACCGACGAAAAATTATGTGGATGAAACCGAGGATACCAATGAGGAAGAACAGGAAGATGAGCCGAAAATTATTGACGGAGCAGCAAAAACCGAAGATAAAGCGATATGCATTCCTGGAACTTCCATAGTACTTAAAACAGACGATGATATTGCCAAATGGAAGGAAGAAAGGAGGAAGATGTGGCTTATCAAGatttccaacaacaaagagaCATACAGACAAAAATTCAacattaaagaagaagagttacATAGCAATACGCTACAAGAATCGAAAAAAGAGCGTAATTTCATTCAGAACATCCAGAACCAGGTTAAAAGATTCCATCCAAAACCTAGTTTGACCATCGGACTTCATCAAAGGATCTtaaaggaagaaaacagCAAGATCTTAGACTTCATTAAAGAACTGGGAGATGCTAATTACTTGAAATACGAGCTTACAGAGGAAGAGAAAGGAGTGTTGTTCGGAAATAAGgagagaagaaatgataataataaacgGTTCCATGGCAGGTATGATCATCAGGCAAATGGTCGTGGAcataacaataacaataacaataactACAATTACAACCAAAATAGGAAGAAACGACCCACGACTGAGGGTTGA
- the MPC1 gene encoding pyruvate transporter MPC1, translating into MSQPAQRAATQSLISKYINKETLKYVFTTHFWGPVSNFGIPIAAIYDLKKDPEMISGPMTGALVIYSAVFMRYALAVQPKNFLLFGCHVVNEAAQLGQAYRYLDYHHLGLLNKKSDAETKTA; encoded by the coding sequence ATGTCTCAACCGGCACAAAGGGCAGCTACACAATCTTTGATTTCTAAATATATTAACAAGGAGACTTTGAAATATGTCTTCACTACACACTTCTGGGGCCCAGTTTCCAACTTTGGTATTCCAATAGCAGCTATCTatgacttgaagaaggacCCTGAGATGATTTCTGGCCCTATGACTGGTGCTTTGGTGATTTACTCTGCTGTGTTCATGAGGTATGCGCTAGCTGTTCAGCCAAAGaactttttgttgttcGGTTGTCATGTTGTTAACGAGGCCGCTCAGCTTGGTCAAGCTTACAGATACTTGGATTATCACCATCTTGGtttgttgaacaagaagtcTGATGCTGAGACCAAGACTGCCTAG
- the DDC1 gene encoding Ddc1p, with translation MSFKATINDNNNQLIWGKSLSTLSQINVDVFVTITKNGIILSSMNNTDTTMAKVRFPKDFFTEFFFDPKKIVFGEAGVQQIYDCSDQLHTIYSFKINGKYLSLLSLKQEDQIKEYVLSIDNSDGCSESLANKLILKMRTNSLLNKEYQVIFDPLESIQIILSLKYKQKFLSVYNNSKETKSVDPRLMEYFKTLQNELQEDMFNKGIANEHNIVTTVKNTPLTISDEINFLSFDQSILKNFVESIMSNVIEEIKLELTRNSLNIIGFTKAIYNMKSEGYLKQAVTVTNTCSAHDLEHYCIFSIENKENGSRPSSRSSNLKKSITFKLRDFKIFLNGLNCWKTNDMIRIWFCQPGDPILFEIIKDGVILELVQVTDTDGRVEDSTPQETPTPTHTSVSPEKHISPIKKDNLVKLEKLNKPLTRQPIYPHAKRSLFVQDLDNDDEAEDEAEGHEKKFKFKRWSNQQKTPEPDSNTESQSSESTSNTHQSEPAKRMRTTVEWAGTYDKDIAERKGSYIKQIDKAAYLAGLKRQALEEPRKQTEDALELENEEMGPTQVDQPKGLFDD, from the coding sequence ATGTCTTTTAAAGCAACAAtcaatgataataataatcagCTAATATGGGGGAAATCATTGAGTACACTCTCGCAAATTAACGTGGATGTTTTTGTCACAATTACCAAAAATGGGATAATATTATCTTCAATGAATAATACAGATACAACGATGGCGAAGGTAAGATTTCCCAAAGACTTCTTCAcagaatttttctttgacCCTAAAAAGATTGTATTTGGAGAGGCAGGAGTACAGCAAATCTATGATTGTAGTGATCAATTACACACAATATACAGTTTCAAGATTAACGGGAAATACCTCTCATTATTGTctttgaaacaagaagatcaGATTAAAGAATATGTTTTATCAATTGATAACTCAGATGGATGTTCTGAATCGTTAGCAAATAAGTTGATACTCAAGATGAGAACCAATTCTTTGCTTAATAAGGAATATCAAGTTATTTTTGATCCATTGGAGAGTATCCAGATCATATTGAGTTTGAAGTACAAGCAGAAGTTTCTTTCGGTTTACAATAATTCTAAAGAGACCAAATCTGTGGATCCGCGTTTAATGGAATATTTCAAGACTCTTCAAAATGAACTACAGGAAGATATGTTTAATAAGGGTATTGCAAATGAGCATAATATTGTAACTACAGTTAAAAATACGCCATTGACCATAAGTGATGAAATAAACTTTCTTAGTTTTGATCAATCAATTCTTAAGAACTTTGTTGAGTCCATCATGTCAAATGTTATAGAAGAGATTAAGTTAGAGCTCACCCGTAATTCTTTGAACATTATAGGATTTACAAAAGCTATTTATAATATGAAAAGCGAAGGATACTTGAAACAAGCGGTTACTGTAACAAATACGTGTAGTGCCCATGATCTTGAGCATTACTGCATATTCTCTATTgagaacaaagaaaatggaagCCGACCATCTAGTAGGTCATctaacttgaagaagagcatCACGTTCAAACTACGAgatttcaaaatattcCTGAACGgattgaattgttggaaaacTAACGATATGATTCGCATTTGGTTTTGTCAACCAGGAGATCCAATCTTATTTGAAATCATCAAGGATGGTGTGATATTAGAGTTAGTTCAGGTAACTGACACGGATGGAAGAGTGGAAGATTCAACGCCACAAGAAACGCCTACCCCTACACATACTAGCGTATCGCCGGAGAAACATATTTCCccaataaaaaaagataatctAGTGAAACTAGAAAAGCTAAATAAGCCATTGACTAGACAGCCAATATACCCGCATGCGAAGAGATCACTATTTGTACAGGATTTGgacaatgatgatgaagccGAGGATGAAGCTGAGGGGCACGAgaaaaaatttaaattcAAGCGATGGAGTAACCAGCAGAAAACACCGGAACCGGACTCAAACACAGAGTCTCAATCATCGGAATCTACCAGCAATACCCACCAAAGTGAACCCGCGAAGAGAATGCGAACCACAGTAGAGTGGGCTGGAACCTATGATAAGGATATTGCTGAGAGAAAGGGCTCTTACATAAAACAGATAGACAAAGCGGCATATCTAGCAGGTCTTAAGAGACAGGCTCTTGAAgaaccaagaaaacaaacagaagaCGCACTGGAACTGGAGAACGAAGAAATGGGTCCTACCCAAGTAGATCAACCCAAAGGCTTGTTTGACGACTAA
- the APL5 gene encoding Apl5p — protein MSGVYTTSAEDVKKRLRPFGIFFEKSLKDLIKGIRSNNETPEQLQEFLNHEIVECREEVKSPDFNIKSNAVLKLTYLEMYGFDMSWANFHILEVMSSNKFQQKRVGYLAASQSFYKDTDILMLATNLLKKDLKYDLSNETVKMGVALSGLSMIVTPDLARDICDDLFLMLNSGKPYIRKKAIAALFKVFLQYPESLRDGLEKFISRLEDEDTSVVSATVSVICELAKHNPYPFIQFSPLFYELLIQIDNNWIIIRLLKLFTNLSKVEPKLRYKILPKVLELMEKTTAISVIYESINCIVKGQMLEADDYDTAERCMKHLDPSILCSDPNLRYISCVLFYHIGKINYEFIVPYDALVIKLLKDVDISIRTKALELCPNIASTKNLHNMVKMLIKQFVDIDTVQVNDQGIQIDIPIDYKIKVAKTIISICCINNYENICGDFAWYLKILTDLSVVSQDLNDSELSALLGENFRNIMVKVPSMRDETLEKLTELLTNDDIVMKLPDLLREIIWCFGEYSELIDNCDTLIHLLLSKAEAHTYSDNVTQILIPALVKLFTTFANSESTPKPKISEVLAEIIKFLENNYTSTNFDIQERSVEFYEILKLCEDALENEDNDNLPLLITDVLPSLFNHYELGPLLLGQQHQLVKSLTVDLTTPYLTSEELDELLKEEDNYDNGKDLFSDEESIHTFKEDDHFENDENESLSSLDANSITEEELAELKERRRQEQLDNPFYLNDNEIDSPSDTKLIDLSDKEESQEKLKDPIIKISSKKKQTSKLPSVQVLSDIVVAPQFDNNDDIKKSNTHQNPNAIRLSTSNKLKSFDFNKPNDHTDNDEYTIDQEELEQLRKKLSKQQLNSSVVSAENEQEEIVVIKKKKKKSKSKDSKEKSEKKKTKKKKKKDDIPA, from the coding sequence ATGAGTGGAGTTTATACAACATCTGCGGAAGATGTAAAAAAACGGCTCAGACCGTTTGgaatcttcttcgaaaAATCGTTAAAGGATCTAATAAAGGGTATACGTTCCAACAACGAAACACCAGAACagcttcaagaatttttgAACCATGAAATTGTAGAATGCCGTGAAGAAGTTAAGTCGCCAGATTTCAACATCAAGTCGAATGCAGTTTTAAAACTAACATACCTTGAAatgtacggatttgataTGTCATGGGCAAACTTCCATATTTTAGAGGTTATGAGCAGCAACaaattccaacaaaaacGTGTTGGATACTTAGCAGCATCTCAAAGCTTCTATAAAGATACAGACATTCTAATGCTTGCAACTaatcttttgaagaaggattTGAAATACGACTTGAGTAATGAAACAGTAAAAATGGGAGTTGCTTTAAGCGGCCTTTCGATGATTGTCACACCTGACTTAGCTAGAGATATCTGTGACGATTTGTTTCTCATGTTGAACAGTGGGAAACCTTATATTAGAAAGAAAGCGATAGCTGCATTATTCAAAGTGTTCCTTCAATACCCAGAGTCTTTAAGGGATGGGTTGGAGAAGTTCATTTCACGTTTGGAGGATGAGGACACTTCTGTTGTTTCAGCAACTGTCAGTGTCATATGTGAATTGGCGAAGCATAATCCATATCCTTTCATTCAATTTTCACCGTTATTTTATGAACTTCTTATCCAAATCGATAACAATTGGATCATAATTAGGCTCTTGAAGCTTTTCACCAACTTGTCCAAGGTTGAACCTAAACTTCGTTATAAGATTTTACCTAAAGTGTTAGAATTGATGGAAAAAACCACCGCGATATCAGTGATATACGAATCGATAAATTGCATAGTTAAAGGACAGATGTTAGAAGCTGATGATTATGATACAGCAGAAAGGTGTATGAAGCACTTGGATCCATCCATCTTGTGTTCAGACCCAAATCTCAGGTATATCAGCTGTGTGTTATTTTATCACATTGGTAAAATTAACTACGAGTTTATTGTTCCTTATGATGCACTAGTGATCAAATTGCTAAAAGACGTTGATATTTCAATAAGAACTAAAGCATTAGAACTTTGCCCAAATATTGCATCTACTAAAAACCTCCACAATATGGTAAAAATGCTCATAAAACAGTTCGTAGATATTGATACTGTTCAAGTTAATGATCAAGGTATTCAGATTGATATTCCAATTGATTATAAGATTAAAGTTGCTAAAACCATaatttcaatttgttgCATAAACAATTATGAAAACATTTGTGGTGATTTCGCCTGGTATTTGAAAATCTTAACAGATTTAAGTGTTGTTTCTCAAGATCTAAACGATAGCGAACTCTCGGCACTTTTAGGTGAAAACTTTAGAAATATCATGGTCAAAGTTCCAAGCATGAGAGATGAAACTTTAGAGAAGTTGACAGAATTGTTGACAAATGATGACATTGTCATGAAACTTCCAGATCTCTTAAGAGAGATAATCTGGTGCTTTGGGGAATATTCTGAACTTATTGACAATTGCGATACACTAATACATTTACTTTTATCGAAAGCTGAGGCTCACACTTACTCTGATAATGTCACACAAATTTTAATTCCAGCTTTGGTAAAACTATTTACTACATTTGCGAACAGTGAATCAACCCCCAAGCCAAAGATATCAGAGGTTCTAGCCGAAATTATAAAATTCTTGGAAAATAATTACACTTCTACTAATTTTGATATTCAGGAAAGAAGTGTGGAGTTTTATGAAATACTAAAACTTTGCGAGGACGCActagaaaatgaagataacGATAACCTACCTTTATTGATTACAGACGTTTTACCAAGTCTTTTCAATCATTATGAGTTGGGCCCCCTCTTATTAGGTCAACAACACCAATTGGTTAAATCGCTAACTGTAGACTTGACAACACCATATCTAACATCAGAGGAACTTGACGAACTTttaaaggaagaagataacTATGATAATGGAAAAGATCTCTTTAGCGATGAGGAAAGCATACATACgttcaaagaagatgatcactttgaaaatgatgaaaacgaATCTTTATCATCACTGGATGCTAATTCAATTACAGAGGAAGAGTTAGCTGAATTGAAAGAACGTAGAAGACAAGAACAGCTAGACAATCCATTTTATCTTAACGATAATGAAATTGACTCCCCATCAGATACGAAACTTATTGATTTAAGtgataaagaagaatctcaagaaaaattgaaagatCCAATAATCAAAATTTCCAGCAAGAAAAAACAGACAAGCAAATTACCTTCAGTACAAGTTCTTTCGGATATTGTAGTCGCACCACAAtttgataataatgatgatatcaaaaagtCAAACACTCACCAGAATCCAAATGCCATCAGACTCTCAACATCTAATAAATTGAAGTCATTCGATTTCAACAAACCAAATGATCATACTGACAATGACGAATATACGATCGATCAAGAAGAGCTAGAACAGCTAAGAAAAAAACTTTCCAAGCAACAATTGAACTCGTCTGTAGTCTCGGCTGAGAATGAGCAAGAAGAGATCGTTGTtattaaaaagaagaagaagaagagtaagtCTaaagattcaaaagaaaagagtgagaagaagaagacgaagaagaagaagaagaaagatgatATACCAGCATAG
- the KXD1 gene encoding Kxd1p → MEESRSCTPSVDSRNYAIPEGDYVSSDSHSEVSESESDQSSHVDSEDSLLPTESSGTLWMNQIQETPMFDSSKFLFESLNNTINSIDFSESLATQAKTSALINSKSRELKSLMKQLQERLQYYTDRFKRGAAVSSELKVNLQMLSKRIATLDALISKQFPIEYNQSRDKIIERRLDD, encoded by the coding sequence ATGGAGGAAAGTAGGTCATGTACCCCTAGTGTTGATAGCCGTAATTATGCAATTCCAGAGGGAGATTATGTGTCAAGTGACTCTCATAGCGAAGtatctgaatctgaatccGATCAATCGTCGCACGTAGATAGTGAAGATTCATTGCTTCCGACTGAGTCTAGTGGGACACTGTGGATGAATCAGATTCAAGAGACCCCTATGTTTGATTCTAGCAAGTTTTTGTTCGAATCATTAAACAATACAATCAACAGCATTGACTTTTCTGAGTCGTTAGCTACGCAAGCAAAAACATCTGCATTGATCAATTCAAAGAGTCGGGAATTGAAAAGCCTAATGAAGCAATTACAAGAACGTTTACAGTACTATACTGACAGATTCAAGCGAGGAGCTGCAGTTTCGAGCGAATTAAAGGTAAATTTACAAATGCTATCGAAGCGTATTGCCACTCTTGATGCACTTATATCAAAACAATTTCCAATTGAATATAATCAATCTAGGGATAAAATAATAGAGAGAAGGTTAGATGATTGA
- the OXR1 gene encoding Oxr1p, with product MDGFRSRLHSWGKSLGNASFDSDKDSMRNTYKGKRNDDSFMENESFSQHASLEDEDKLPEVELLGYSAKTKNKLLTKEMCEELRQLMPTRIQLYTEWTLLYSLEQHGASLHSLYDNIKYDTNTNARVGYILVIRDKKGGIFGGYANEPFHPTDSRRYYGNGECFLWKLEKVPDLQLHGNEKVEASGNKLHNWQLRGFPYTGINEFSIYCTSKFLSMGAGDGHYGLWIDDGLFKGVTSPSLTFGNDVLSREGSKFHIIGLEVWRVGR from the coding sequence ATGGATGGTTTTAGAAGTAGACTACACAGCTGGGGCAAGAGTTTAGGGAACGCTTCATTTGATAGCGATAAGGACTCGATGAGGAACACTTATAAGGGTAAAAGAAATGATGATAGCTTCATGGAGAATGAATCATTCTCACAACATGCAAGCCtggaagatgaagataaaTTGCCTGAAGTGGAATTGTTAGGATATTCTGCCAAGACAAAGAATAAGCTACTCACGAAGGAGATGTGCGAAGAATTGCGACAGCTAATGCCAACGAGAATTCAGTTATACACAGAGTGGACATTACTCTACAGTCTCGAGCAACATGGTGCGTCTTTGCACTCATTATATgataatataaaatatgaTACAAATACAAATGCAAGAGTTGGTTATATTTTAGTAATAAGAGACAAAAAGGGTGGAATATTTGGTGGATATGCTAATGAACCTTTCCATCCAACGGACAGTCGAAGGTACTACGGAAATGGGGAATGTTTCCTATGGAAATTAGAGAAAGTGCCGGACTTGCAACTCCATGGTAACGAGAAAGTAGAAGCGTCTGGAAATAAACTGCACAATTGGCAGTTACGCGGATTCCCCTATACAGGCATAAACGagttttcaatttattGTACCAGTAAATTCCTATCCATGGGTGCGGGTGATGGACATTACGGACTGTGGATAGACGACGGATTGTTTAAAGGTGTTACGTCACCTAGTCTTACATTCGGAAATGATGTGTTAAGTAGGGAAGGTTCTAAGTTTCATATCATTGGATTAGAGGTATGGCGTGTTGGACGATGA
- a CDS encoding fatty acid desaturase: MSKILTRRQIEDRIARGQSIVIFENLVLNLDKWVQFHPGGDKAIYHMIGRDATDEMRAYHDDETTATFKLWRVGKIDYKWENMVPPIQGGTYRLLDQDSPSYEDTEADESVLSTTWKKVDKSDEYTKSLSTGKMAGETEYKLYPKIPQGVIPSLDLKEAYEKKVVVDPAVVSENFDNERVQNDLESFPALDVETQNYIAEEYRKLHEEITDMGLYQCKYSRYLKEFLRISTLFGFAFYLLSKKWYVASALSLGFGWQQLVFIAHDAGHISITHNYQIDNIIGMLIASFVGGLSLGWWKRNHNVHHLVTNDPVHDPDIQHLPFFAVSTRLFHNVYSTYYEKFLWFDGFAKKLIPIQHYMYYPILCFGRFNLYRLSWVHVLLGQGPRKGKAAWFRYFELCGLIFFNYWFFYLVCYRQLPTISERVKYILISHVATMIVHVQITLSHFAMSTSDLGVTESFPMRQLRTSMDVDCPRWLDFFHGGLQFQVIHHLFPRLPRHNLRDAQPLTIKFCEKVGIKYSIYGFSAGNEIVISHLQQLAQQAHTMLECAKTMNKEATATKNSIEKSKPTLAENVSSIRKQE; this comes from the coding sequence ATGAGCAAGATTTTAACTCGACGTCAGATCGAAGATCGGATTGCGCGAGGGCAGTCCATTGTCATATTCGAAAACCTTGTCTTGAATTTAGACAAATGGGTCCAGTTTCATCCAGGTGGAGACAAAGCAATTTATCATATGATTGGTCGTGATGCGACAGATGAGATGAGGGCGTAtcatgatgatgaaacGACGGCAACATTTAAATTGTGGAGAGTGGGAAAAATTGACTACAAATGGGAGAATATGGTACCGCCAATTCAGGGAGGTACTTATAGACTACTAGACCAAGATTCGCCTTCATATGAGGATACAGAAGCCGATGAGTCCGTGCTTTCGACCACATGGAAAAAAGTCGATAAGAGTGATGAATACACGAAGTCTCTATCCACGGGAAAAATGGCCGGTGAGACTGAATACAAGCTTTATCCAAAGATACCGCAAGGTGTCATTCCCTCGCTTGATCTAAAGGAAGCGTacgaaaagaaggttgtAGTAGATCCCGCAGTAGTTTCTGAAAATTTTGACAATGAACGTGTGCAAAATGATCTAGAAAGCTTCCCTGCACTTGACGTGGAAACGCAAAATTATATTGCAGAGGAGTATCGGAAGTTGCACGAGGAGATTACAGATATGGGTTTATATCAGTGCAAATACTCTCGTTACTTGAAGGAATTCCTGAGAATCAGTACATTATTTGGATTTGCATTTTACCTCTTGAGCAAGAAATGGTACGTAGCTTCTGCTCTGTCATTAGGGTTTGGATGGCAACAACTGGTATTTATTGCCCATGATGCAGGTCATATATCTATCACTCACAACTATCAGATCGACAATATTATCGGTATGCTAATCGCCTCGTTTGTCGGTGGCTTATCTTTGGGTTGGTGGAAAAGGAATCATAACGTCCATCACTTGGTAACTAATGATCCAGTCCATGATCCGGATATTCAACATCTACCTTTTTTTGCAGTCAGTACAAGATTATTTCACAATGTCTACTCAACTTATTACGAGAAGTTCCTTTGGTTTGACGGTTTTGCAAAGAAACTGATTCCAATTCAACATTACATGTACTACCCTATCCTATGTTTTGGAAGATTTAATCTATACCGCTTAAGCTGGGTTCACGTCCTCCTTGGACAAGGGCCTCGTAAGGGTAAAGCTGCTTGGTttagatattttgaattatGTGGtttaattttcttcaactatTGGTTCTTTTACCTAGTATGCTACAGGCAATTACCAACAATATCAGAAAGAGTAAAATACATTTTGATCTCTCATGTCGCTACGATGATTGTCCATGTTCAAATTACTCTATCACATTTTGCCATGTCAACTTCTGATCTTGGAGTGACAGAATCCTTCCCAATGAGACAACTGAGAACGTCTATGGACGTCGATTGTCCTAGATGGCTAGACTTTTTCCATGGTGGTTTACAATTTCAAGTTATTCACCACCTGTTCCCAAGACTTCCAAGACATAACCTAAGAGATGCTCAACCGTTAACGATCAAATTCTGCGAGAAAGTGGGCATCAAATACTCTATTTACGGATTTAGTGCTGGTAATGAGATTGTGATTTCTCACCTCCAGCAATTAGCACAACAAGCGCACACAATGCTCGAATGCGCTAAAACAATGAACAAAGAAGCAACTGCAACAAAAAACAGTATTGAAAAGTCCAAGCCAACTCTTGCGGAGAATGTTAGTTCAataagaaaacaagaataa